The Flavobacterium sp. HJ-32-4 genome contains a region encoding:
- a CDS encoding type IX secretion system membrane protein PorP/SprF yields the protein MNFRKRYLVGLFSIFFTQLSFSQEGIAVYSDYLSDNYYLIHPSMAGAANCAKLRLTARQQWFGQEDAPALQTASFNGRLGEQSGGGIILFNDRNGYHSQRGFKLTYAHHLMFSRSEVDLNQLSFGISAGIVQSQLDETDFTDPDPIIGGIVQKDSYFNVDIGASYFYLDLYTHLTVKNALGNRPDYYTDYESDNRRKWIWSAGYVFGDTDRIQWEPSFMFQYVDQTKEKTIDLNVKAYKDLEFGKLWGGLSYRRAFDAAEYSDSQGNVKTQRLQWLTPIVGLNFRQYMVSYTYSHIMGDVKFDQGGFHQITLGMNLFCKREKYDCNCPAIN from the coding sequence ATGAATTTTAGGAAGAGGTACCTAGTAGGTTTATTTTCAATTTTCTTTACCCAGCTTTCGTTTTCTCAGGAAGGAATCGCCGTTTATTCCGACTACTTGTCTGATAACTATTACCTCATCCACCCGTCTATGGCCGGTGCGGCCAACTGTGCCAAACTTCGTCTTACTGCGCGGCAGCAATGGTTTGGTCAGGAAGATGCACCTGCTCTTCAGACGGCGAGTTTCAATGGGCGCCTTGGGGAACAATCTGGTGGGGGTATTATCCTCTTCAACGACCGCAACGGTTACCACTCACAAAGAGGTTTTAAATTGACATATGCGCATCACCTGATGTTTTCACGTAGCGAAGTCGATTTGAACCAATTGTCATTCGGTATCAGCGCCGGAATCGTGCAAAGCCAGCTCGACGAAACAGATTTCACCGATCCGGATCCGATCATCGGAGGCATCGTACAGAAGGATTCGTACTTTAACGTTGACATTGGGGCGTCGTACTTCTACCTTGATTTGTATACGCACTTGACTGTAAAGAATGCTTTGGGTAATCGTCCTGATTACTATACGGACTATGAGTCTGATAACCGTCGTAAGTGGATATGGAGCGCCGGATATGTGTTCGGCGATACCGATCGCATCCAATGGGAGCCTTCTTTCATGTTCCAGTACGTCGACCAGACCAAAGAGAAAACCATCGACCTGAACGTGAAAGCCTATAAGGATTTGGAATTTGGCAAGCTATGGGGGGGTCTATCGTATCGTCGTGCGTTTGACGCCGCTGAGTATTCCGACAGCCAAGGAAATGTAAAGACACAGCGCTTACAGTGGCTTACTCCTATCGTAGGTCTCAACTTCAGGCAGTATATGGTTTCCTATACCTATTCACACATCATGGGAGATGTGAAATTTGATCAGGGAGGCTTCCACCAAATCACACTTGGTATGAACCTGTTCTGTAAGCGTGAGAAGTATGACTGTAACTGTCCTGCCATCAACTAG
- a CDS encoding gamma carbonic anhydrase family protein → MIIREVNGKSPVIPADCFVAENATIVGDVVFGDSCSVWFNAVVRGDVHHIRIGNKVNIQDGAVIHCTYQKHPTEIGNNVSIGHNAIVHGCTLHDNVLVGMGAIIMDGCVVNSNSIIAAGAVVTQHTVVESGSIYAGVPARKVKDINESEFSGEIARISNNYVMYSGWFREDDQNERRSTE, encoded by the coding sequence ATGATTATACGCGAAGTCAATGGAAAGAGCCCGGTTATTCCGGCGGATTGTTTTGTTGCGGAGAATGCGACGATTGTAGGCGATGTCGTTTTCGGCGACTCCTGCAGTGTTTGGTTCAATGCTGTGGTACGGGGCGATGTGCACCACATCCGTATCGGTAATAAAGTCAACATACAGGATGGCGCGGTGATCCACTGCACCTATCAGAAACATCCCACGGAGATAGGGAATAACGTCTCTATAGGCCACAATGCCATCGTACACGGCTGTACGTTACATGACAACGTATTGGTGGGTATGGGAGCAATCATCATGGACGGTTGTGTCGTGAACAGTAACTCCATCATCGCGGCAGGTGCTGTCGTGACACAGCATACGGTTGTGGAGTCGGGTTCCATTTACGCTGGCGTTCCAGCCCGCAAAGTGAAAGACATCAACGAATCGGAATTTTCCGGTGAAATCGCGCGTATTTCCAACAATTACGTGATGTATAGCGGTTGGTTCCGCGAAGACGATCAGAACGAGCGGCGTTCCACGGAATAA